The DNA region CCAAAGACAATGAAATAACAGATTTGCCTCCACAGTTACTGTTTATACATCAAGGTCAAACAGACATTAAGGAATTACATTGGCATCCACAGTGTCCTGGTACTATAATATCAACAGCACATTCTGGatacaatatatttcgtaCCATTAGTgtctaataaatttataatcttaattatatattgtcaAAATATTCAGAAGAATatactttttgttatttcctttgtgctttttaattaattttaatgtaattttgcCACTTTTTTAATACGTTATCATAAGTATTACAAAGTGTTATTTATtcaagaatagaaaatttctttctcgtctGACTCGTGTATTTTTTAGGTAAAagaattgtttaatattatccattcattaggaataaagaaaatagatgtCGTATTGTAGGTCTACCATGTGGACAATTCCAAGGATTTTTCATTTGActcatttgtattattaatttttgcatTTCTGCATTATTTAATGCAGTACCGATCATAACTGCGCTGCGACATGCTCTTGATGCTAACATTTGCCGAACTCGACTTGGACGAGGAATTTCAGAAgaaactttattttctatcgctccttctttaattaaaaaaattaattcttctatATCTCCTTGTCCAAATTGCCAGCCAAAGCTAACCGGCATTCCGATCAATTCTACACGTTTTCCAACGTCatctgaaagaaaataattattattaattatcgaatctttataagtaaaatatagCTTTTCATAATGATTAGTATACCTCcagtatttattttaaattcgaaACCATTgctttcgaatatttctcgTTGTTCTATGAGAATAGTTTCATTTAAAGATGAAAGATTTAAAGGTTtaggtataattaatttttgagtTTTCAGTTTCGTCTCATTACTTAATTTttcgaaacgaaatttttcatCTGTTGCATGCTGATCAATTATGAAAAGATCATTTTCCAACAGAGCTATAATAAAACCTAAATTGAATTGCCCTATAACCTCCATCTGTaacatatatcttataatttatatattaaattaatagaaagaaTTAGAATGCCGaacttgatattattataataacctTTGTAAACGATTCTTTGGTAAGTTCTCTTTGCAGTTCTTTCTCAGCTTCATTATTCTGATCAGCTTCTATTTGTACTTTGTACttcaaatttacatttttagtAACGTCATTCTTAgatgctttctttttttcatagaacttttcttttactttttctatattgATAGGTATTTCAatgttcaataatttttccacaacttcattattttcttcaaaaacaTTGTCTGTCTCTATGTGcgcttctttttcattatttttttcaatattttgggATCTATGAAAAAGTTGTATTCGTTTTGCTGGTGGATCCTCATGAATAGAAGAAGCTATTCTTTTAAATCCACAATTTAATTCTGTCAAGGTTTTCACAGTAAAATTTCCTTGCACGGACTCCCATTTTCTTATCAGATTAAATTTAACAGAggctaaaattattttttcatgtgTGAACAAAATAGTTCTTTTGTCTGGTGTAACATTAATATCAGCACATTCttgattcaattttaaatttaaaaatataaaaggatattgtttattgttatatttatgatatatatgattaattaatttatttatttttgcaagATCGCAAGGTCGTccatttacataaaaaaattgtctatCAGGAGTAGAACGACCACAGGTATGATCACAGCTGCTGACGTAACATTCCCAATCAAAGTCTATCTTGGAATTATTTGGTAAGTTGTATTCTTCTAAGGTTGTTTCATCAGGCGGTTGTAATTCAACTTGAATCAAACTATCAACAGATTTTTTACCAAAGACagcaataacatttttaagaaCACTATCCGCATTTGCCGTGCTTACAATAAGATTAGAGGATTTTCCTGAGATTGTATTTGTACATGATATTTTTGCATTAACGGAAACTAAACAATAActgtataatatttgaatagtACGtgtatattccttttttatatttctatgaaattcTTTTGCTCTAACTggaagatttttaaatatattttttacatgaaCTGACGTTCCCTTTTCTCTagcatatatttctttcttttttaataaaccaTTCCTATCAAATTCCAATTTGAATCCATGTTCATTAGTCGAATGTCTGGTTACGATACTTAGATCACCTAATGCGCATAATGAACTTAGGGCTTCTCCACGAAATCCAAATGTATTTACCTCTGTTAAGTCCGAAAATTCACGGAGTTTAGACGTATAATGTTTTAAACCTGTTttgaatatatgaaaaaattaatattctttttttttttttttatatatatatccttccaACACATGTACTTTAAACGTAAACAAATTTGCTTTGTGGAATGATATTGTAGtaagaacaaatattttttttttttaattatgaattcttattatatttaatcacTGACCTAATCCTTCAAAATCTTGTTCTTCAACTCCACTTCCATTGTCTGAGACAGTTATACATGTTTTTCCATAATCTGTTAGCTTTACATCAACAATTGTAGCTCCACTGTCTAAGCTATTTTCAACTAATTCTTTTACAGCAATTGAAAGATCAATCACTACCTATACGATTACATAGCTttgctttaaaaatattataagactgataatataaatcaatttcttttttttttttttttcaacggtTAACCTTACCTGTCCAGAACAAATACGATgtattgtttctttgtttatcgCCTCGATCTTCTGCGATTTTTCTGTTGTTGCAATTGGTTCATAcattatatttcgatatttaataaaaagaagttaattttgtagatatatcttttataaatctttcacTTTCAGTACGACTTAACTCAGAAAACGACAGTACGAGAAATGCCGAGAATTTTACCGGCATGATAACtacaaacattatttatatcacatatttttcgaaaattttttaaattttatatttttctttttttttattctttcgtcaGTCTTTTGTAATCGATGGGATTTCTCCCgcaaaaaagtatatttttttttataatattcaattttataaaaaaattaacatattaaatatatggctatttttatattatcggaaactttatttataatgtttttgaACATTGCTAaatcatttacatatatcatacactaaatttgtatttacattttgttttatagatCTGATCTGACACCAAATCCTGGCCCTGGAGGTGGAGTTTTCAAGGATGTTAATCCACCAGCTGGATCTGCAGCAAATCTAGGTGAATTTTGAGGGCCAGGTGGTGGTCTTTCACCTTTTCTTaatgcatttattatttttgctgCACTCTCAGGAGTCAAGTCTTCCTATCAAGATAGATAAAATCAGATAatagaattgttttttttctttcttttttttttttttttacaatagaaTTAACTAtctatgaaaaaggaaaatttataatcacttacataataatcatcattaacTTGGAACATTGGTGCATTGGCACATGCTCCTAAACATTCTACTTCCGATactgtaaataatttatcttcagAAGTACCACCAAGTTTGCAACATGCAGCCTCGGTTACAGCATTTACTATAGAATCTGAATCTCGTAACCAGCATGGAGTACACGTACAGATTTGTATATGATATTTTCCCATTGGATTTCTATTAAACATTGTATAAAAGGTAGCAACTTCATAAACACGCATACGTGGTACATTGAGAATCTCTGCAACTTTATGCATAGCAGAGAGAGGTAGCCAACCATGTTGTCTTTGAGCTAAATCTAATAAAGGTATCATCGCACCACGTTTGTGACCTTCTGGATAAATTTTGAGAAGAGCCTCGATACGTTTTTTGTTTGCTTCATTAAACTCGAAGGGTGTACTGGGATTATTGTATTCGGTATCTCTATGCtacaatttaaaaatggtattacgtttgaaataaaattctcaagaatttaataaaaaatattacaacgtACATTGAACAGCTGTTCGGATGCATGGTTAGATGACGTTTGTATTCCTCTGCTTTTTGTAGAAGCCtatagaaaaattgtataataagtgtcaaacaataacaattattttaatatgattcGAAGGTTACATAAGGTGCAGttggattatattaaaaaaaaaaaaaaaaaaagaaaaaaaaaagaaaaaaagaagattaataatttgaaaaataataaatctttttatatataattacgtacTAAAAGCGTACGAAATACACGAAGTGATGTTAACATATTTAGAGAAGTTGAATACATCCAggagtatattaatattttgttacttTGTCAATCGATGTTTTTTGATAGTTAGTTAACTTAACCATAACCGACAGCAGATGGCGTACGGTACgagttattttctatatatatatatatctttctattaaGAGTAAAGTAAACAAATAGTACGCAATATGcaatattaaatactttaattACTGTTCGAAAAAACGATGAGATTAAATATGTTAAAgtcatagaatataaataatgacaaGTTTCAATAAGACTTTTAACCTCTTACGGTATTTCGAGGCGCTACCattatcatctttctttttttttttcttcgaaagtaTTTATTCATATGTAATGTAAAATAGCGCgttaaaagtttaaaaagtTAATGCGAAGAATATCAGTTGTTAGAAATATGCATTTATGAAGTCACGTGATACCTGTAAATTAACGAACAGCCAATCAGATCACGGCAGTTCCAAAACTCTTCTCCATTTTCGCGGCAACAAGGCAACCATGTTGGTTGCCGGTAGAACGAATGCAGTGATCCCGACATATTTtgctttttcacttttaacaatatcaattttttcatctAGTTCGAGCAGAAAAGTGATCCTAGAATAACAGGTATTATtgtctaatattttttaaacgatatcaATATCTTCTTAGCATTTATTTGGCTGATTTCTTGACTCgcaagaaaatattctttcgatgCATATAAAGTTGGAATAGTTTGAATTTTTAGCTCATAACTCGcattgaaaagaattatttaaatcgcaAGAAGTATAATTTCGTCTAGTTATAGATTACGTGCAATCGATGATTTAATTCGATATCAATATAGGTTGATAgagtaaaatttttcaaaaaaaaaaaatatatatatatatatatatatatatatatatatatatattgtcgaATTGTATTGTAGtcattatttcgtttcttcgaatTCGTCAATAAATCCAatgatgttttattttaacgattttaatcTTATAAGAAAGTCGGTTTCCGATGATTCGTCGATAATGTTGGTCTGTAGATCTACTTTATCCGATAGACGGTTTGATCCATGAGAATGACACAATGCAATTATCGATAGGATATTATGATAATgcagatttcttttttttcgtattagtTTTTAAATCAATCAGTTCATTAGTTACAGTCGGTAAGTTTAGCAATCATTAAACCTCTCCATTAAACACGCTACGTGGCGTTACCAATAtcaaaaaacgataatattaatgttttttttttttttttttttttttttttatccatttcgCGGAGATAGAATACTCGTTTTAGTTGGAATATTGTGCAGTGAATAAATGAAGTTAAAGGTATTctagattttctttcatactcattgcattttatttctcgtacAACTAGTCACATTTATTACATCACAATACACAACGGTAcatctaataatttaatcgcGTCTAAGTTTCATGTGTGGTACAGTAGTAgcaatcgatataataatttggaGGTATAAATAGCACACTTAATGTGACATCGCGTATATTCTACGATATATTGGCATGATTGGAAATCCTTTAACattcgtttccttttattcGTGATGCTCTAGCGATCGTCAatcgaacgaataataaatcgtcgaatatttatgataaaaaaacaaaaaaaaaaaaaaaaaacaaaacaaaacaaacaaaaaagattcatggaatataaatcataaaatataaagcgTATCATCGCGTGTTAACGAATGGTtcatctatttaaaaataagatagaaatcTTTATTTCCCCAAGgggagcaaagaaaaaaaaaaaaaatgaatgagcGAAGCCAAACGATCGTTAAGAAGATCTATGAGAaagtattattacaaattgacgatttaaaattgaagTGATCGCGCACCTTTTCTCTTcggtctttttattttgttactaACTGTCGCCAGCTAAACTGCGAATATacgatataactttttttttttttcccttttttttttcttgaatctTAATCTAAATAGCGTTATCTTAAAGTTGGTACATTTTATACATGTAATTCTAGCGTAGACGACGGAGACAGACAACAATCGGATCTTACacgattctcttttttatttcttactttcctttctttctctttgaacgGTCTCGCATATTTTCATCTCGCGTCGCCTTGCAACCAGTCGCACGTGTCGCATATCGCATATAGCATTCGAAGCGAATCACGAAGATCGCAAATCTTCGATACGCATTTTGCCCCTAAACGATATACCTTTTCTCGATCGTCTTTAGAGagcaagtaagtaagtacgtgtGAGCGTCGCCGATCGAAAGTAGCGTTTGTTATTCTAGACTTTCTCATTATAAGCGGAGGTACATGTAAACACGCTTATGTCCTTCCAAGGAAACACGggcttccttcttttttttgttcctggCACTAAGAAAATTAACGATCGTCGTGCTTAGGAACttgattttatcgattatcgagGATCGATCTTTAAATATCGTCATCGATGATATCGGATCTAAATAAGCGCGTCTCTTAACGATAtatcaagaatttttttttctttttttctttttttcctttttttttcttctaaaaacccgccaaattttcaatatcttctTTATCACGTAAGTTTGAAGAATGCATACGATCGATCATGAATCGGGctaatattttctctcgtttcgaCGCGTCGATCCGTCGATCCGTGGAACGGACGATCGCCGGCAGTGATCGATAAAGGCAGTGTAGTTATATTATTGCGACGCGCTTCTTCGGCTGCTTAGCCTCTCTACCATTTCTTCTCatctacatacataagtaagtcattaataatacataatatcaGCTAGAAAAAGgtcttaataatttatatagaaaatttacaagaaaatCTACATTCAACGAACGCgtgtaatcattattttttgttttttttttctctttttcttttgtttttgtttcctttttttttttacgtatctctgtcacgtgtgtgtatgcgcgtgTATATGCAAATACTTGTATGTCCATACATCTGtccgtatatatgtatgtatgtacgtgtgtgtctgtctgtctttccctctgtgtgtgtgtgtgtgtatgcgtgtgtgtacgtgtacgtgcgtgcgtacgtgtTGAGCGTAGGATGTTTCGTGTCGTGTCGTGTCGACGCGTTATCGTCGTACGagcgaagaagaataaataaattaaaaaagaagaggcgATGTAGGAGACGGAGTAGGAGGAAGGAGGTGGGCTCGAGGAAAGGCCTCGGGGCTAGCGTATATGGAAGTTTTGTGCCATTTACAGTCGTCGGTCGCACGGTCTTATGGAATTCTCATGGTTTCGCCGCCGCGCTCATCCCTTTTATTCGCATTAACGCGAAACGAAAGGAGAAGTCGATCGTTCCAATTTATTTACGGAAATTAAACTTACCGACAATAGTTAAGTAACACTTTGATTTATTCGAGACATTTATATCatcaaagatatatgtatgtatgtatgtatgtatgtatgtatttatgtatgtatgtatgtatatacgtgtctTTAAGGTTTCTTAACTTTTATCggtaaaaatgtataatgttGTGTTAAACGCGAAAAGATCGTGTCTTTGGAATCGCGCGAGTCGCGAGACGACACGAGGAGGAAGCGATTTTTTGTGGCTGCGAAATGTCAGCAAGCGGAGGA from Vespa velutina chromosome 3, iVesVel2.1, whole genome shotgun sequence includes:
- the LOC124947978 gene encoding mismatch repair endonuclease PMS2; this encodes MYEPIATTEKSQKIEAINKETIHRICSGQVVIDLSIAVKELVENSLDSGATIVDVKLTDYGKTCITVSDNGSGVEEQDFEGLGLKHYTSKLREFSDLTEVNTFGFRGEALSSLCALGDLSIVTRHSTNEHGFKLEFDRNGLLKKKEIYAREKGTSVHVKNIFKNLPVRAKEFHRNIKKEYTRTIQILYSYCLVSVNAKISCTNTISGKSSNLIVSTANADSVLKNVIAVFGKKSVDSLIQVELQPPDETTLEEYNLPNNSKIDFDWECYVSSCDHTCGRSTPDRQFFYVNGRPCDLAKINKLINHIYHKYNNKQYPFIFLNLKLNQECADINVTPDKRTILFTHEKIILASVKFNLIRKWESVQGNFTVKTLTELNCGFKRIASSIHEDPPAKRIQLFHRSQNIEKNNEKEAHIETDNVFEENNEVVEKLLNIEIPINIEKVKEKFYEKKKASKNDVTKNVNLKYKVQIEADQNNEAEKELQRELTKESFTKMEVIGQFNLGFIIALLENDLFIIDQHATDEKFRFEKLSNETKLKTQKLIIPKPLNLSSLNETILIEQREIFESNGFEFKINTGDDVGKRVELIGMPVSFGWQFGQGDIEELIFLIKEGAIENKVSSEIPRPSRVRQMLASRACRSAVMIGTALNNAEMQKLIIQMSQMKNPWNCPHGRPTIRHLFSLFLMNG
- the LOC124947983 gene encoding NADH dehydrogenase [ubiquinone] flavoprotein 2, mitochondrial, encoding MYSTSLNMLTSLRVFRTLLASTKSRGIQTSSNHASEQLFNHRDTEYNNPSTPFEFNEANKKRIEALLKIYPEGHKRGAMIPLLDLAQRQHGWLPLSAMHKVAEILNVPRMRVYEVATFYTMFNRNPMGKYHIQICTCTPCWLRDSDSIVNAVTEAACCKLGGTSEDKLFTVSEVECLGACANAPMFQVNDDYYEDLTPESAAKIINALRKGERPPPGPQNSPRFAADPAGGLTSLKTPPPGPGFGVRSDL